One window from the genome of Synergistaceae bacterium encodes:
- a CDS encoding response regulator translates to MFEENKKFEERKKIVLVDDAPFILKLGRNALMEKYDVFTMPSAAKMFQFLETTRPDLILLDVLMPEMDGYEAIDRLKRDPGTADIPVIFLTSRSNAESELEGLSRGAVDYISKPFSSPLLLKRVDIHLLLEDQKSGLANLNRNLTKMVEQKMLSLLTLQKALLGMVSDLVDYRDDVTGEHVERTTRFLEIFLDEMRARNVYVDVLDTWDRNLFLQSAQLHDVGKIAIRDNILMKPARLTPEEFEEMKKHALLGEILIEKAQRSAQESDFLVHARVMAGYHHERWDGRGYPRKLARFDIPLQGRLMALADVYDALVSARPYKPSMTHEEAVRTIDAERGGYFEPILSDIFLSSSDRFRSIGQME, encoded by the coding sequence ATGTTTGAAGAAAACAAAAAATTTGAAGAACGCAAAAAAATAGTATTGGTGGATGACGCGCCCTTTATTTTGAAGCTGGGCAGAAACGCGCTGATGGAAAAATATGACGTGTTCACCATGCCCAGCGCGGCAAAAATGTTTCAGTTCCTGGAAACCACGCGTCCGGACCTCATTCTTCTGGACGTCCTGATGCCGGAGATGGACGGATACGAAGCCATCGACAGGCTGAAGCGGGACCCGGGTACGGCGGATATTCCCGTTATTTTTCTCACGTCCCGGTCCAACGCCGAGAGCGAGCTGGAGGGCCTCTCCCGCGGCGCTGTGGATTATATATCAAAGCCCTTTTCGTCCCCGCTGCTGCTGAAGCGCGTGGATATTCACCTGCTGCTGGAGGACCAGAAAAGCGGGCTGGCGAACCTGAACAGGAACCTCACAAAAATGGTGGAGCAGAAGATGCTCTCCCTTCTGACGCTTCAGAAGGCCCTTTTGGGCATGGTGAGCGATCTGGTGGACTACCGGGACGACGTCACCGGGGAGCACGTGGAGCGTACGACGCGCTTTCTGGAGATTTTTCTGGACGAAATGCGAGCCCGGAACGTTTACGTCGACGTCCTGGACACCTGGGACCGCAATTTGTTTTTGCAGTCCGCCCAGCTTCACGACGTGGGGAAAATTGCCATTCGGGACAACATTCTGATGAAGCCGGCCCGCCTCACGCCGGAGGAGTTCGAGGAGATGAAAAAACACGCCCTTTTGGGGGAGATTCTTATCGAAAAAGCACAGAGAAGCGCGCAGGAAAGCGATTTTCTCGTTCACGCCAGGGTTATGGCGGGGTACCATCACGAAAGATGGGACGGCAGGGGATACCCGAGAAAGCTCGCCAGGTTCGACATTCCCCTGCAGGGTCGTCTCATGGCTCTGGCCGACGTCTACGACGCCCTTGTGTCGGCAAGGCCCTACAAGCCTTCAATGACCCATGAAGAGGCGGTCCGGACCATCGACGCGGAACGGGGCGGCTACTTCGAACCGATCCTCAGCGATATTTTCCTTTCCTCATCCGATCGTTTCCGAAGCATCGGTCAAATGGAGTGA